One window from the genome of Rhodopseudomonas sp. P2A-2r encodes:
- the ahcY gene encoding adenosylhomocysteinase, translating to MTAPAGFTDYIVKDISLAPYGRKELSIAETEMPGLMATREEYGPKQVLKGARIAGSLHMTIQTGVLIETLVALGADVRWVSCNIYSTQDHAAAAIAAAGVPVFAIKGESLEDYWDYTARMFDWHGGGYPNMILDDGGDATMYVHLGLRAENGDTAFLDKPASDEEVIFFALLKKQLKEKPKGYFKAIADSIMGVSEETTTGVHRLYDMQKAGTLLWPAINVNDSVTKSKFDNLYGCRESLVDGIRRGTDVMMSGKVAMVAGFGDVGKGSAASLRHAGCRVLVSEVDPICALQAAMEGYEVVTMEDAAPRADIFVTATGNKDIITIEHMRAMKDRAIVCNIGHFDNEIQIAHLKNLKWDNIKPQVDEITFPDGKRMILLSEGRLVNLGNATGHPSFVMSASFTNQTLAQIELYANNKDGKYKKEVYVLPKALDEKVARLHLAKIGVKLSELSPEQAAYIGVKPEGPFKSDHYRY from the coding sequence ATGACCGCCCCCGCAGGCTTCACCGACTACATCGTCAAGGACATCTCGCTCGCGCCATACGGCCGCAAGGAACTCTCGATCGCCGAGACGGAAATGCCCGGCCTGATGGCCACCCGCGAGGAATACGGCCCGAAGCAGGTGCTCAAGGGCGCCCGCATCGCCGGCTCGCTGCACATGACCATCCAGACCGGCGTGCTGATCGAGACGTTGGTGGCGCTCGGCGCCGACGTGCGCTGGGTGTCGTGCAACATCTACTCGACCCAGGACCACGCGGCAGCCGCCATCGCGGCCGCGGGCGTTCCGGTGTTCGCCATCAAGGGCGAGAGCCTCGAGGACTACTGGGACTACACCGCCCGCATGTTCGACTGGCATGGCGGCGGCTATCCCAACATGATCCTCGATGACGGCGGCGACGCCACCATGTACGTGCATCTCGGCCTGCGCGCCGAGAACGGCGACACCGCCTTCCTCGACAAGCCGGCTTCCGACGAAGAGGTGATCTTCTTCGCGCTGCTGAAGAAGCAGCTCAAGGAAAAGCCGAAGGGCTACTTCAAGGCCATCGCCGACTCGATCATGGGCGTCTCGGAAGAGACCACCACGGGCGTGCATCGCCTCTACGACATGCAGAAGGCCGGCACGCTGCTGTGGCCCGCGATCAACGTCAACGACAGCGTCACCAAGTCGAAGTTCGACAACTTGTATGGCTGCCGTGAATCGCTGGTCGACGGCATCCGCCGCGGCACCGACGTCATGATGTCCGGCAAGGTCGCCATGGTCGCCGGCTTCGGCGACGTCGGCAAGGGTTCGGCAGCCTCATTGCGTCACGCCGGCTGCCGCGTGCTGGTCTCCGAGGTCGATCCGATCTGCGCGCTGCAGGCGGCGATGGAAGGCTACGAGGTCGTGACCATGGAAGACGCGGCACCGCGCGCCGACATCTTCGTCACCGCCACCGGCAACAAGGACATCATCACCATCGAGCACATGCGCGCGATGAAGGATCGTGCCATCGTCTGCAACATCGGTCACTTCGACAACGAAATCCAGATCGCGCATCTGAAGAACCTGAAGTGGGACAACATCAAGCCGCAGGTCGACGAGATCACCTTCCCGGACGGCAAGCGGATGATCCTGCTGTCGGAAGGCCGCCTGGTGAACCTCGGCAACGCCACCGGCCATCCGTCCTTCGTGATGTCGGCGTCCTTCACCAACCAGACGCTGGCGCAGATCGAACTCTACGCCAACAACAAGGACGGCAAGTACAAGAAGGAAGTCTACGTGCTGCCGAAAGCGCTGGACGAGAAGGTCGCCCGCCTGCATCTCGCCAAGATTGGCGTTAAACTGTCGGAGCTCAGCCCCGAGCAGGCCGCCTATATCGGCGTCAAGCCCGAGGGTCCGTTCAAGAGCGATCACTACCGCTACTGA